A region from the Ichthyobacterium seriolicida genome encodes:
- the mreC gene encoding rod shape-determining protein MreC, protein MRSIISFLFRNIFYILFVFLLCISIYLIDVKKQYTISKSRNSLDNIGNYIKDIFFSLKKIYYSSEYNTLLLEENSNLKSKIHHREYTTDQRECQYNYIGAEIISNTYKNNNNYLVLNKGYVDGIKPYMGVVTQEGVVGIINAVSKNYSRVMSILNRDIKISSGVSSNNFFGITTWNGNDYKTAQIDDIPKEASVNIGDTISTNGFSFIFPKNIPIGIIMDYSLNKKTGLYEIQISLSNDFRRIKYVYVIKNNLKEEIEKLKL, encoded by the coding sequence ATGCGAAGTATTATATCTTTTTTATTTAGAAATATTTTTTACATACTTTTTGTATTTCTACTGTGCATATCTATTTATCTAATAGATGTAAAAAAGCAATACACTATATCCAAATCTAGAAACAGCTTAGATAATATTGGAAATTATATTAAGGATATTTTTTTCTCGTTGAAAAAAATATATTATTCTAGCGAGTATAACACACTTCTTTTAGAAGAAAATTCTAATCTGAAATCAAAAATACATCATCGGGAATATACTACAGATCAACGAGAATGCCAATACAATTATATCGGAGCGGAAATTATAAGTAATACTTATAAAAACAACAACAACTACTTAGTACTAAACAAAGGATATGTAGATGGTATAAAGCCGTATATGGGAGTAGTCACCCAAGAAGGAGTAGTTGGGATAATAAATGCTGTTTCTAAGAATTATTCTAGAGTTATGTCTATTCTCAATAGAGATATAAAAATAAGCTCTGGAGTAAGTAGTAATAATTTTTTTGGAATCACCACATGGAATGGCAATGATTATAAAACAGCTCAAATTGATGATATTCCTAAAGAAGCATCTGTAAACATAGGAGATACAATATCTACTAATGGATTTTCTTTTATTTTTCCAAAGAACATTCCTATAGGTATAATTATGGATTATTCTCTGAATAAAAAAACAGGTCTGTATGAGATACAAATATCCCTATCAAACGATTTTAGAAGAATAAAATACGTGTACGTAATAAAAAATAATTTAAAAGAAGAAATAGAAAAATTAAAGCTTTAA
- the mrdA gene encoding penicillin-binding protein 2: protein MKDKIVISFFSITCLIILSRLFFIQIIDDKLKPLSKEIYLKKVQDYPSRGYIYDRNQKLIVSNQFIYDLMVIPNKMKNIDTTLLCKILDIDKDYFIKKIKNIKSYSSYKPSVFKKHIDNEKASYLRELLFHFKGFSLEKKFIRFYPIKAAPNVLGFTGEVSQNFIKKNTYYESGDIIGKTGIEKSYEEQLRGKRGLKYIVVDKFDRILRKYENGSFDISPVHGKELTSTLDIELQKYGELLMTNKKGSIVAIEPSTGEILSLVSSPSYDPNLLVGNNRNYNYSNLEKDVILKPLFDKSVLAEYPPGSTFKIVTALIGLQEGIITENSMYKCNNGFRYKNLHIQCHCGNYYQYVDLNKAIYTSCNNYFLNVYIETIHKYLSAEKGYEIWKNHVNSFNLGSYLNNDLPTGRKGFIPSANFYNKSFGNNKWTALFNVSNAIGQGEILTTPIQLANMTAIIANRGFYYTPHIIRNRNDKYEEKKYTSINSKHFETVIKGMNNTVKNDRGTANNMFMKDLDIAAKTGTSQNYGMPDHSICIAFAPIDNPKIAICVIVENGYWGSRWGSPIASLMIEKYINNKVNRTYLEDRMIKGSLLDVYNKTKKPEQK from the coding sequence TTGAAAGATAAAATTGTAATATCATTTTTTTCTATTACATGCTTGATCATACTATCTAGATTATTTTTCATTCAAATCATAGATGATAAACTCAAACCTCTTTCAAAAGAAATATATCTAAAAAAAGTACAGGATTATCCCAGTAGAGGATATATATACGACAGGAACCAAAAACTCATAGTGAGCAATCAGTTTATATACGATTTGATGGTGATTCCAAATAAGATGAAAAATATAGACACTACTCTCCTATGTAAAATTTTAGATATCGACAAAGATTATTTCATAAAAAAAATAAAGAATATTAAGAGTTATTCCAGTTATAAGCCTTCAGTATTTAAAAAGCATATCGACAATGAAAAAGCGAGTTATCTAAGAGAATTATTGTTTCACTTCAAAGGCTTTTCTCTAGAAAAAAAATTTATACGCTTCTACCCCATCAAAGCAGCTCCTAATGTGTTAGGGTTTACAGGAGAAGTATCTCAAAATTTCATCAAAAAAAACACTTATTACGAAAGTGGAGATATAATAGGTAAAACTGGAATAGAAAAATCATATGAAGAACAACTGAGAGGCAAAAGAGGTCTTAAGTATATAGTAGTAGATAAATTCGATAGAATTCTTCGTAAATATGAAAATGGATCTTTTGACATATCACCTGTGCATGGCAAAGAGCTAACATCTACTTTAGATATAGAACTCCAAAAATATGGAGAACTCTTAATGACGAATAAAAAAGGAAGTATAGTAGCTATAGAACCTAGTACAGGAGAAATACTATCGTTGGTATCATCACCTTCATACGATCCAAATTTATTGGTGGGGAATAATAGAAACTACAATTACAGTAACTTAGAAAAGGATGTCATATTAAAACCCTTATTTGACAAAAGCGTATTGGCAGAATACCCTCCAGGATCTACATTTAAAATAGTGACAGCACTCATAGGTCTGCAAGAGGGAATCATAACAGAAAACTCAATGTACAAATGCAATAATGGATTTAGATACAAAAATCTACACATACAATGTCATTGTGGAAATTATTATCAATATGTAGATTTAAATAAAGCCATTTACACCTCTTGCAATAACTATTTCTTAAACGTATATATAGAAACTATACATAAATATTTATCTGCAGAAAAAGGTTATGAAATATGGAAAAATCACGTCAATAGTTTTAACTTGGGGTCTTATTTAAATAATGATTTGCCAACGGGCAGAAAAGGTTTTATTCCAAGTGCTAATTTTTACAACAAAAGTTTTGGGAATAACAAATGGACTGCTCTTTTTAATGTTTCAAATGCCATAGGTCAAGGAGAAATCTTGACTACTCCCATTCAACTGGCTAATATGACGGCAATAATAGCTAATAGAGGTTTTTATTACACTCCACATATAATCCGAAATAGAAATGATAAGTACGAAGAAAAGAAATACACCTCAATAAATTCTAAACATTTTGAAACTGTTATAAAAGGCATGAACAATACGGTAAAAAATGACAGAGGGACTGCAAATAATATGTTTATGAAAGATTTAGACATTGCAGCCAAAACGGGGACATCACAAAATTATGGAATGCCAGATCACTCTATTTGTATAGCCTTTGCTCCAATAGACAATCCTAAAATCGCCATTTGTGTAATAGTGGAAAACGGTTATTGGGGATCTAGATGGGGTTCCCCTATTGCTAGCCTTATGATAGAAAAATACATAAATAATAAAGTAAATAGAACATATCTAGAAGATAGAATGATAAAAGGTAGTCTGCTAGATGTTTACAATAAAACCAAAAAACCAGAACAAAAATGA